A stretch of Brassica rapa cultivar Chiifu-401-42 chromosome A08, CAAS_Brap_v3.01, whole genome shotgun sequence DNA encodes these proteins:
- the LOC103832983 gene encoding non-specific lipid-transfer protein 2-like, translating into MVKVMWGSSLALAAALLLVTVANIPVAEGVTCSPTELTSCSSAFMSASPPSATCCAKLREQKPCLCGYLRNPALSQYVNSPNAKKVASSCNVATPKC; encoded by the coding sequence ATGGTAAAGGTGATGTGGGGTTCCAGTTTAGCTCTCGCCGCAGCGCTTCTCCTGGTGACGGTGGCAAACATTCCGGTGGCGGAGGGAGTGACGTGCTCGCCGACGGAACTGACTTCATGTTCGTCGGCGTTTATGTCAGCTTCGCCGCCGTCAGCAACGTGCTGCGCCAAGCTGAGAGAGCAGAAGCCATGCCTTTGTGGATATCTGAGGAACCCTGCCCTCAGCCAGTACGTTAACTCTCCAAACGCCAAGAAAGTTGCCAGCAGTTGCAATGTTGCAACCCCGAAATgttaa